In one window of Psychrobacter sp. P2G3 DNA:
- the ispE gene encoding 4-(cytidine 5'-diphospho)-2-C-methyl-D-erythritol kinase: MIKNATTANKVISRLSPAKINLFLHITGKRADGYHNLQTVFRLLDWGDYLHFLVADNAMAISAEDSLDINELCGQLLALTGAETITTSIEDNLIFKATRALLATAIQSNKLPKQLPQVKITLDKHLPMGAGLGGGSSNAATTLLTLNEIWQLNFTQNELIKIGARIGADVPIFIFGQDAIAMGIGEELTAIDLPDQHYLILTPDAHVNTAKLFAHPKLQRDIAPLSIQTIQNQSRNYTQNLLAPYNNVFTSVVKSLAPAVNEALRYLQGLEEVALGTARMTGSGSAVFLPLDASVITDKKLLANWVADAPCPAYMVNNLPS; this comes from the coding sequence ATGATTAAGAATGCTACCACTGCCAATAAAGTGATCAGCCGTTTGTCACCTGCAAAGATTAATTTATTTTTGCATATCACTGGTAAGCGCGCTGATGGCTATCACAACCTGCAAACGGTATTTCGACTGCTCGATTGGGGCGATTATTTGCATTTTTTGGTCGCAGATAACGCGATGGCTATTAGCGCTGAGGATTCGTTAGACATTAATGAGCTATGTGGTCAGTTATTGGCGTTAACTGGCGCAGAAACGATAACTACTAGTATAGAAGACAATCTAATCTTTAAAGCCACACGTGCGTTACTAGCGACTGCCATACAGTCAAACAAGCTACCTAAGCAGCTACCCCAAGTAAAAATAACCTTAGACAAGCATTTGCCGATGGGTGCAGGCTTGGGCGGCGGCTCTTCTAATGCCGCGACTACTTTATTGACATTAAATGAGATTTGGCAGCTTAACTTTACTCAAAATGAGCTGATAAAAATTGGTGCTAGGATTGGCGCAGACGTGCCAATCTTTATTTTTGGGCAAGATGCTATTGCGATGGGTATTGGTGAGGAGCTGACAGCCATTGATTTGCCAGATCAGCATTATTTAATATTGACTCCTGATGCCCACGTCAATACTGCTAAGCTATTCGCTCATCCTAAATTACAGCGTGATATCGCACCACTATCAATACAGACTATCCAAAATCAGTCTAGGAATTATACGCAAAATCTACTTGCACCCTACAACAATGTCTTTACTTCCGTAGTGAAAAGCCTCGCCCCTGCCGTTAATGAAGCGTTACGTTATTTGCAAGGCTTAGAAGAAGTAGCATTGGGTACAGCACGCATGACTGGCTCTGGTAGCGCGGTATTCCTGCCACTGGATGCAAGTGTGATTACTGATAAAAAGCTTTTGGCGAATTGGGTTGCAGATGCGCCTTGTCCAGCCTATATGGTAAACAATTTACCATCTTAA
- a CDS encoding YeeE/YedE family protein, with the protein MSIQVDWQAFTPISLVGGLMLGAATVILLLGIGRIAGISGIFSSLLKPKRVEMWQVLFILGLVASPLLYKLARPLPDVEVSTSLPLLIGAGLLVGFGTRLGSGCTSGHGICGNARMSPRSMAATATFMFFGIVTVYIGRHVLGLL; encoded by the coding sequence ATGAGTATACAAGTAGACTGGCAAGCATTTACTCCAATCTCCCTAGTAGGTGGTTTAATGCTAGGGGCAGCGACCGTCATCCTGCTACTGGGTATTGGACGTATTGCAGGTATAAGTGGTATTTTTTCAAGCCTGCTCAAACCCAAGCGCGTCGAGATGTGGCAGGTATTATTCATACTTGGTCTCGTTGCCTCGCCATTGCTGTATAAGCTGGCAAGACCGCTCCCTGATGTGGAAGTCAGTACTTCTTTACCATTATTAATCGGCGCAGGTTTGCTGGTTGGCTTCGGTACGCGTCTAGGCTCAGGTTGTACGAGTGGCCATGGTATTTGCGGTAATGCGCGCATGTCACCACGTTCTATGGCGGCAACGGCAACTTTTATGTTCTTTGGTATCGTGACCGTCTATATTGGTCGACATGTACTAGGGCTACTGTAA
- a CDS encoding ribose-phosphate pyrophosphokinase → MPYLAIFTGNAHPELAKTVADHLHIPLGKADVTRFSDGEIAVEIKEHVRGKDVFIMQPTCAPTNDNLMEIMMMADALRRSSAGRITAVMPYFGYARQDRRPRSARVPISAKVVADMLNIVSIDRVMTVDLHSDQIQGFFDIPVDNIYATPVLLNDLKKQDYDNIMVVSPDVGGVVRARAMAKQLGDTDMAIIDKRRARANESQVMHIIGDVRDRDCVIVDDMVDTAGTLCKAAEALKESGARRVLAYITHPVLSGNALKNISESALDEVVVTDTIPLSDAAKACSKIRQISIAPMLAESLRRINNEESISAMFDA, encoded by the coding sequence ATGCCTTATTTGGCGATTTTTACGGGTAATGCCCACCCTGAATTAGCGAAAACCGTAGCCGACCACCTACACATTCCTCTTGGTAAAGCTGACGTTACTCGCTTTTCTGATGGCGAAATCGCTGTAGAAATCAAAGAACACGTACGCGGTAAAGACGTGTTTATCATGCAACCTACCTGTGCACCTACCAATGATAATTTGATGGAAATCATGATGATGGCCGATGCTTTGCGTCGTTCAAGTGCGGGTCGTATTACCGCCGTGATGCCTTACTTTGGTTATGCTCGTCAAGATCGTCGTCCACGTTCAGCTCGTGTACCTATTTCGGCTAAAGTCGTCGCTGATATGCTTAACATCGTTAGCATTGACCGTGTTATGACTGTCGATTTGCATTCAGATCAAATCCAGGGTTTCTTTGATATTCCTGTTGATAACATCTATGCCACCCCTGTTCTATTGAATGATCTCAAAAAACAAGATTACGACAACATCATGGTGGTTTCACCTGACGTTGGTGGTGTTGTTCGTGCACGTGCGATGGCCAAGCAATTAGGCGATACCGACATGGCGATTATTGATAAACGCCGTGCGCGTGCCAATGAATCACAAGTGATGCACATTATCGGTGATGTACGTGACCGTGATTGTGTCATCGTCGATGATATGGTTGATACTGCAGGTACTCTATGCAAGGCAGCAGAAGCGCTAAAAGAAAGTGGCGCACGTCGTGTCTTAGCCTATATTACCCATCCTGTACTATCAGGTAATGCGCTCAAAAATATTTCTGAATCAGCATTAGATGAAGTCGTGGTTACCGATACTATTCCTTTATCTGATGCGGCCAAAGCTTGTAGCAAAATCCGTCAGATCTCTATCGCACCAATGCTAGCTGAGAGCTTACGTCGTATTAATAACGAAGAATCTATCAGCGCTATGTTTGATGCTTAG
- the hemA gene encoding glutamyl-tRNA reductase — MRLVVIGVNHKTAPVALRERLALVGEDVNIALEQLEVFTDGSVIVSTCNRTEIYALVPQTTLPHSSASQIPELPVIDNDFASDDNTLSSDTIASSSVSSAAISAHVMQIKTWLANFKQLSLTEIDPYLYVHRDTHALTHWLRVAAGLDSMILGEPQILGQIKRAVHLAQDENALSNQLGWVVDQVFAAAKRVRNETQVGAQAVSLGFAAAKLVTQIFDDLPSRTLLVVAAGEMNRLVATHIAGLGVGRIIICNRNPERAEALAAELRNPNRRVEVRSLQELPQVLAEADIVSSCSGSMDLLIDKTMAIQALKRRRYRSMLMIDLAVPRDIDSTISRIDDVYLYSVDDLQHVIAGNLEQRRQAAVDAELLVSQLVVEMERSFQVRQVGKDIQHYRMSTHTQVDKLLHESIAKLEQGDASAEDIITELSRRLSQTLTHAPSKLMRKAAREGDSELLDFVVSGLHDAYRKR; from the coding sequence ATGAGATTAGTGGTCATTGGGGTTAATCACAAAACTGCACCAGTCGCTCTACGAGAGCGTTTGGCGCTTGTGGGTGAAGATGTGAACATCGCTCTTGAGCAGTTAGAGGTCTTTACTGATGGTAGCGTGATTGTTTCAACTTGCAACCGTACTGAAATCTACGCTCTAGTGCCTCAAACAACATTGCCTCACTCATCAGCCTCGCAAATTCCAGAGTTACCAGTTATCGATAATGATTTTGCATCAGATGATAACACGCTTAGTAGCGACACTATTGCCAGCTCCAGTGTTTCCTCAGCTGCCATTAGCGCTCACGTTATGCAGATTAAAACATGGCTTGCCAACTTTAAGCAGTTGTCGTTAACTGAGATTGATCCTTATCTATATGTGCATCGTGATACGCATGCGCTTACCCATTGGCTACGAGTCGCCGCTGGCCTTGACTCAATGATATTGGGCGAACCGCAAATTCTCGGTCAGATAAAACGGGCCGTGCATCTTGCGCAAGATGAAAATGCATTGAGCAATCAATTGGGCTGGGTTGTCGATCAGGTGTTTGCAGCGGCTAAACGCGTCCGCAATGAAACCCAAGTTGGCGCTCAAGCTGTATCGCTCGGCTTTGCAGCGGCCAAACTGGTCACCCAAATCTTTGATGATTTGCCTAGTCGCACCTTGTTGGTGGTGGCAGCAGGTGAGATGAACCGCTTAGTGGCGACCCATATTGCAGGGCTTGGGGTAGGGCGCATTATCATTTGCAACCGTAATCCTGAGCGTGCCGAGGCCTTGGCGGCTGAGCTACGTAATCCCAACCGCAGGGTGGAGGTCAGATCCTTACAAGAGCTGCCACAAGTATTGGCAGAGGCTGATATTGTGAGTAGCTGTAGTGGTAGTATGGATTTATTGATTGATAAAACGATGGCCATACAAGCGCTAAAACGTCGTCGTTATCGGTCGATGCTGATGATAGACTTGGCAGTACCGCGTGATATCGATTCAACCATCAGTCGGATAGATGATGTTTACCTCTATTCTGTCGATGACCTGCAACATGTAATCGCAGGCAATCTTGAACAGCGTAGGCAAGCGGCTGTCGATGCTGAGCTGCTAGTCAGCCAACTGGTCGTTGAGATGGAGCGAAGCTTCCAAGTACGGCAAGTAGGGAAAGATATTCAGCATTATCGGATGTCCACTCATACCCAAGTTGATAAGCTGCTGCATGAGTCTATTGCCAAGCTTGAGCAAGGTGATGCGAGTGCTGAAGATATCATTACTGAACTATCACGGCGTCTCAGCCAAACGTTAACCCACGCGCCATCGAAGCTTATGCGTAAGGCCGCCCGCGAAGGCGATAGTGAATTGCTAGACTTTGTGGTATCGGGTCTGCATGATGCCTATCGTAAACGCTAA
- a CDS encoding DUF6691 family protein produces MLKNIIGLLAGLLFGFGLLVSGMTDPVKVQGFLDVFGAWDISLALVMGGGLAVAIVGVRLAKRQQTSWIGTSIDMPSKTVINKKLLIGAMLFGIGWGLVGICPGPGIVLLGTGQWQAYVFIPAMIIGMLVYQWLEPKLN; encoded by the coding sequence ATGCTAAAAAATATAATTGGATTACTGGCAGGGTTATTGTTCGGGTTTGGATTACTGGTATCAGGTATGACCGATCCTGTGAAAGTACAAGGGTTCTTAGATGTCTTTGGTGCGTGGGATATTTCTCTAGCACTGGTGATGGGTGGTGGTCTTGCGGTGGCGATTGTCGGCGTACGCTTAGCCAAGCGTCAACAGACCAGCTGGATTGGCACCTCAATTGATATGCCCAGCAAGACGGTTATCAATAAAAAGCTATTAATCGGGGCGATGTTATTTGGTATCGGTTGGGGTTTGGTGGGTATTTGCCCAGGGCCAGGTATTGTACTGCTTGGTACCGGACAGTGGCAGGCTTATGTATTTATTCCAGCGATGATAATAGGGATGCTGGTTTATCAATGGCTTGAGCCAAAGCTTAATTAG
- a CDS encoding STAS/SEC14 domain-containing protein: MTYILTQPSKHHIELTINGKISSDDMKHLLDEWMQATASMTEADPNTELQNATLLYRINSFAMPSFSAVMVEMKRMPELWATMKYFGKMAVISEQQWLQKVAEIEGWMIPNLDIKGFNPEDESAARIWLGIQD, from the coding sequence ATGACTTATATTCTAACTCAGCCTAGTAAGCATCATATTGAATTGACCATCAATGGCAAAATTAGCAGTGATGATATGAAGCATCTACTTGATGAATGGATGCAAGCAACGGCTTCTATGACTGAGGCTGACCCAAATACCGAACTACAAAATGCTACCTTGCTTTATCGCATTAATAGCTTTGCAATGCCATCATTTTCGGCGGTAATGGTTGAGATGAAACGTATGCCTGAGTTGTGGGCAACAATGAAGTATTTTGGCAAAATGGCAGTGATTAGCGAACAGCAATGGCTACAAAAGGTGGCTGAAATTGAAGGCTGGATGATACCAAATTTGGATATCAAAGGGTTTAATCCTGAAGACGAATCAGCTGCTAGGATTTGGTTAGGGATTCAAGATTAG
- a CDS encoding aminotransferase class V-fold PLP-dependent enzyme, translating to MTALRQDIDPEGLLEYSVVYTDRALNHMSKVFQQVMNDLSSELKSVYNADAVAIVPGSGTYGMEAVAAQLAKDQDCLIIRNGWFSYRWTQILEKGNIAKSSTVLTADRTEDTDAPKPFAPVDIETAVAKIKEQKPAIVFAPHVETSAGIILPEDYLKALADATHSVGGLLVIDCIASGCVWLDMKALGIDVLISAPQKGWSSTPCAGLVMLSDAAVKKVDSTESNSFSLDLKQWLNIMRAYENGGHAYHATMPTDSLRQFRDTINEAKKIGLDKLCDAQWELGKRVRKVLEDKGIESVAADGFKAPGVVVSYTERDDMHKGSAFAEAGMQIASGVPLKVGEPESFKTFRLGLFGLDKLTDIDGAVQRFESVLDEVLAK from the coding sequence ATGACTGCATTACGTCAAGATATCGACCCAGAAGGTTTATTAGAGTATTCAGTGGTCTATACTGACCGCGCCCTTAATCATATGTCCAAAGTCTTTCAGCAAGTAATGAATGACTTATCTAGCGAGCTCAAATCAGTTTATAATGCTGACGCAGTCGCCATCGTTCCAGGCTCTGGTACTTATGGCATGGAAGCAGTTGCCGCGCAGTTAGCAAAAGATCAAGACTGTCTAATCATCCGTAACGGTTGGTTCAGCTATCGCTGGACGCAAATTTTAGAAAAAGGCAATATTGCCAAGTCGTCTACGGTTTTAACCGCTGATCGTACTGAAGATACCGATGCGCCAAAACCGTTTGCACCCGTCGATATCGAAACCGCCGTTGCTAAGATTAAAGAACAAAAACCAGCGATCGTTTTTGCTCCGCATGTCGAGACATCAGCCGGTATTATTTTGCCAGAAGACTATCTCAAAGCGTTAGCAGATGCGACTCACAGCGTTGGCGGCTTATTAGTGATTGACTGTATTGCTTCAGGTTGCGTCTGGCTCGATATGAAAGCGTTGGGTATTGATGTGCTTATCAGCGCCCCGCAAAAAGGCTGGAGCAGCACTCCTTGTGCCGGTCTCGTTATGCTAAGCGATGCTGCTGTTAAAAAAGTAGACAGTACCGAATCAAATAGCTTTAGCCTTGATTTAAAGCAGTGGTTAAATATCATGCGCGCCTATGAGAATGGCGGTCATGCTTATCATGCCACGATGCCAACTGATAGCTTGCGTCAGTTCCGCGATACGATTAATGAAGCGAAAAAAATCGGCCTTGATAAATTGTGTGACGCGCAGTGGGAATTGGGCAAACGTGTCCGTAAAGTACTAGAAGATAAAGGCATTGAGAGCGTCGCTGCCGATGGCTTTAAAGCTCCTGGGGTGGTCGTTTCTTATACTGAACGTGACGATATGCATAAAGGTAGCGCCTTCGCTGAAGCTGGCATGCAGATTGCCTCTGGCGTACCATTGAAAGTGGGTGAGCCTGAGAGCTTCAAAACCTTCCGTTTAGGATTATTCGGCTTAGATAAGCTGACGGATATTGACGGTGCGGTACAGCGTTTTGAGTCAGTGCTTGACGAAGTATTGGCTAAATAA
- the lolB gene encoding lipoprotein insertase outer membrane protein LolB, with protein sequence MSAFSTAISHKPKKLAVFGAVTAALLITSGCQSLQGTSATNKPTSPIVQVQKLDNFNITGKIGVTTPANGTAEAQGGSAFYAWGQQNERFAIELIGALGIGKTNIEYNGQTATLVSEKTGTLTADNPETLLQKATGWQAPISQMPYWISGRSAPSDTAPQLDAQGRLISSVNGQWTASFTYKGTDKLPAKISAVQPEGHKVIMTINHQSS encoded by the coding sequence ATGTCAGCCTTCTCAACAGCAATAAGCCATAAACCTAAAAAGTTAGCGGTGTTTGGTGCAGTTACCGCTGCGTTATTAATTACTTCTGGTTGTCAGTCTTTGCAGGGTACAAGTGCGACGAATAAACCCACCTCTCCTATCGTACAAGTACAAAAGCTCGATAATTTTAATATCACCGGCAAAATTGGGGTAACGACTCCTGCCAATGGGACAGCCGAAGCGCAAGGTGGTAGCGCCTTTTATGCGTGGGGTCAGCAAAACGAGCGTTTTGCTATCGAGTTAATTGGGGCCTTAGGCATTGGCAAAACCAATATCGAATATAACGGCCAAACGGCAACATTGGTTAGTGAAAAGACAGGCACGTTAACCGCTGACAATCCTGAAACCTTGCTACAAAAAGCAACTGGCTGGCAAGCGCCTATCTCGCAGATGCCCTACTGGATATCTGGGCGTTCAGCACCTTCAGATACTGCGCCACAGCTAGACGCGCAAGGTAGGTTAATCAGCTCGGTCAATGGTCAATGGACGGCAAGCTTCACTTACAAGGGTACAGATAAATTACCTGCTAAGATTAGCGCTGTGCAGCCTGAAGGCCACAAAGTTATCATGACTATTAACCACCAAAGTAGTTAG
- a CDS encoding AMP-binding protein yields the protein MTDFHTGLGKNAANYQPLTPIDFIIRSAQVYPDKTAIIYDDLEQNDLTQTWQQTYDRCRQLADGLRKLGIDKNDTVAVMMPNTPAMVECAFGVPMSGGVLCTLNTRLDINALTFCLQHSEAKVLILDSEFSEHAEIIDEAFPNLIVIHATDAAVDVERFGQMSYEELVASSDSLDNWEKPADEWEAIALNYTSGTTGKPKGVVYHHRGATLNAVSNILDWDMPKHPMYLWTLPLFHCNGWCFPWTIAERAGVNVCLRKIDGNLILQLIAKHKVTHYCSAPVVHNMIASGKPEYKEAINHQVNGWVAGAPPSETMLAEMEAMGFHISHVYGLTEVYGPVTVCAEQEEWDELDVAARAQKKSRQGVTSHLMTGFEVFKQGTTEPVAADGEEMGELALRGNMVMKGYLKSRKATEEAFADGWFRTGDLGVKYPDGYIKIMDRLKDIIISGGENISSIEVENVLYKLPAIQSCAVVAAPHDKWGEVPVAFIEIHEGSTLQRDTVMEHCKQHLAGFKVPKYIIFAEIPKTSTGKVQKFELRQAAKSLAHETPKVTPSAT from the coding sequence ATGACCGACTTTCACACGGGTCTCGGCAAAAATGCAGCCAACTACCAACCGCTTACCCCAATTGATTTTATTATCCGTAGTGCGCAAGTCTATCCTGACAAGACCGCTATCATCTATGACGATTTAGAGCAAAATGATCTCACCCAAACGTGGCAACAAACTTATGATCGTTGCAGACAATTGGCTGATGGCCTGCGTAAGCTTGGTATTGATAAGAATGATACGGTCGCGGTCATGATGCCGAATACCCCAGCGATGGTCGAGTGTGCCTTTGGTGTACCGATGTCAGGCGGCGTACTTTGTACCCTAAATACGCGTCTCGATATCAATGCTCTTACCTTTTGTTTACAGCATTCAGAAGCAAAAGTGTTAATTTTAGATAGCGAATTTTCTGAGCATGCTGAGATTATCGACGAAGCTTTTCCAAACTTAATTGTTATTCATGCGACAGATGCTGCTGTCGATGTCGAGCGTTTTGGACAGATGAGCTATGAAGAGTTGGTTGCCAGCTCAGACAGCTTAGATAATTGGGAAAAGCCAGCAGACGAATGGGAAGCTATCGCGCTCAATTATACTTCTGGTACCACAGGCAAGCCTAAAGGTGTGGTCTACCATCATCGCGGTGCCACTCTCAATGCTGTATCCAACATTTTAGATTGGGATATGCCCAAACATCCAATGTACTTATGGACGCTCCCACTATTTCATTGCAATGGATGGTGCTTTCCGTGGACTATCGCTGAGCGTGCTGGCGTCAACGTCTGCTTGCGTAAAATTGACGGCAATTTGATTTTGCAGCTGATTGCTAAGCATAAAGTGACTCATTATTGCTCAGCGCCTGTCGTACATAATATGATCGCAAGTGGCAAGCCTGAGTATAAAGAAGCGATTAACCATCAAGTTAATGGTTGGGTCGCTGGGGCGCCACCGTCTGAAACCATGCTGGCAGAGATGGAAGCCATGGGTTTTCATATCTCTCATGTTTATGGTCTCACTGAAGTATATGGACCAGTCACTGTCTGCGCTGAACAAGAAGAGTGGGATGAGCTTGATGTTGCTGCACGTGCGCAGAAAAAATCGCGTCAAGGCGTGACTTCGCATCTAATGACTGGCTTTGAGGTGTTTAAACAAGGCACGACTGAACCAGTTGCGGCTGATGGTGAGGAAATGGGCGAGCTGGCATTACGCGGCAATATGGTGATGAAAGGCTACCTAAAGAGCCGTAAGGCGACCGAAGAAGCGTTTGCTGATGGCTGGTTCCGCACCGGTGATTTGGGTGTCAAATACCCTGACGGCTATATCAAAATTATGGATAGGCTCAAAGATATTATCATCTCAGGTGGCGAAAATATCTCTAGTATCGAAGTCGAAAACGTCTTGTATAAGTTGCCTGCGATTCAAAGCTGTGCTGTCGTTGCTGCCCCGCATGATAAATGGGGCGAAGTACCAGTGGCCTTTATCGAGATTCATGAAGGCAGCACCTTGCAGCGCGATACCGTGATGGAGCATTGTAAACAGCATTTAGCGGGTTTCAAAGTACCTAAATACATCATCTTTGCTGAAATTCCAAAAACCAGTACGGGTAAAGTACAAAAATTTGAGCTGCGTCAAGCGGCTAAGTCATTGGCTCATGAAACCCCAAAAGTAACTCCAAGTGCAACATAG
- a CDS encoding tetratricopeptide repeat protein produces MLFQSKLALQLAYDSQLSIQDLLDSILSRLRQRRKLTLLLAAWLCLGTSAHANFVDTPSLLCTPETVIVDIANDADDSSIKNNSTQHAVFHRNSAEVTTSPLMPSSIIEDTDDIDSFDNSFDDSDELEDKSEEQYPNSTVNIASLPPATVLQPKLSEPSLYALLDAEFAADRGNIERALTLYKQQSFKEDATAVFERALSLSLRHDNVGDSLQFAKMWQDQNPDHVPAWFYVAHLALKAHDYTLAGESLNRILRYDPRTDLSDILIGIYPTTDKDQRELLEALQPINSEQNASLSVLKAGLLYQFNEPEIAIVHINRALLGQPDYVPFITLKADILRKIEPAETVINYVSQARLRNPDSKSLYLYEIRYLLDLKQSQEAWQLLLDAHQRFNDDAEITLLAALVSLDIEEYRSADQLLNMLAKTPTYLDQAYYYLGISAERQQRFEQAKSYLNSVMQEDLVLAARKKVVDFELLDGNIDAAIKILDKLREQFAVFAPETYVLQANILWQHDKADEALQLLTRVSRKYPNNQTIVFARVQLLDDRNEYIVKRTLLNHLQALDPSNLSYQLSYAQLLLSNDQNSEQGLELAQAIVQVRFDDPRYDNELHLQALNVLASSALANENYGQVISYLQTPYDVLPTLRSGVLLLRAYQGLGESDKVNALLEDLQQRFSFGQHNVNDRVQLY; encoded by the coding sequence TTGTTATTTCAATCAAAACTCGCGCTGCAACTTGCATATGACAGTCAGCTTAGTATTCAGGATTTGTTAGACAGCATTTTGTCTCGTCTACGTCAGCGCCGCAAGCTAACCTTATTATTAGCCGCTTGGCTGTGCCTGGGAACTTCTGCTCATGCAAATTTCGTCGATACGCCGTCATTGTTATGTACACCTGAGACAGTAATAGTAGATATTGCTAATGATGCTGATGATAGCTCTATCAAAAACAACAGCACTCAACATGCTGTGTTTCATAGAAACAGTGCCGAGGTGACAACATCTCCATTGATGCCTAGCTCAATAATTGAAGATACTGACGATATTGATAGCTTTGATAATAGTTTTGATGATAGTGATGAGTTAGAAGATAAGTCAGAGGAGCAATACCCAAATAGCACAGTCAACATTGCTAGCTTACCGCCAGCGACTGTATTACAACCAAAGCTTAGCGAGCCTAGCCTATATGCGCTACTAGACGCTGAATTTGCTGCTGATCGCGGTAATATTGAGCGTGCATTAACGCTTTATAAACAGCAGTCTTTTAAAGAAGATGCGACAGCGGTATTTGAGCGCGCGCTTAGTTTATCGTTGCGTCATGATAATGTGGGTGATTCATTACAATTTGCCAAAATGTGGCAAGATCAGAACCCTGACCATGTTCCTGCTTGGTTCTATGTGGCGCATTTAGCGCTTAAAGCTCATGATTACACTTTGGCGGGTGAGTCCTTAAACCGTATTTTACGCTATGATCCACGTACCGATTTGAGTGATATATTGATTGGTATTTATCCAACGACAGACAAAGATCAACGTGAGCTTCTAGAAGCCTTACAGCCAATTAATAGTGAACAAAATGCCTCGCTCTCAGTATTAAAAGCAGGTTTACTCTATCAGTTTAATGAGCCTGAGATAGCAATTGTCCATATCAATCGAGCCTTATTAGGTCAGCCTGATTATGTTCCCTTTATTACCTTAAAAGCCGATATCTTGCGCAAGATCGAACCGGCAGAGACGGTAATCAATTATGTCAGCCAAGCACGCCTGCGTAATCCTGATAGTAAGAGTTTATACCTATATGAAATTCGCTATTTGCTTGATTTAAAGCAAAGCCAAGAAGCGTGGCAATTACTACTTGATGCCCATCAACGCTTTAATGATGATGCAGAGATTACTTTATTGGCTGCTTTAGTCAGCTTAGATATTGAAGAATATCGTAGCGCTGATCAACTGCTTAACATGTTGGCAAAAACTCCTACCTATCTTGATCAAGCTTACTATTATTTAGGTATTAGTGCGGAGCGTCAACAGCGCTTCGAGCAGGCCAAGTCCTACTTAAATAGCGTCATGCAAGAAGACTTGGTACTGGCTGCACGTAAAAAAGTCGTCGACTTTGAGCTCCTAGATGGCAATATTGATGCTGCAATAAAAATCTTAGACAAGCTCCGTGAACAATTTGCAGTCTTCGCGCCTGAAACTTATGTTTTACAAGCGAATATCCTATGGCAGCATGATAAGGCTGATGAAGCCTTACAGCTATTGACTCGCGTCAGTCGCAAGTACCCTAATAACCAAACGATAGTATTCGCCCGGGTCCAATTGCTTGACGATCGCAATGAATATATCGTTAAACGTACTTTGCTCAATCATTTGCAAGCACTAGATCCTAGCAACCTATCTTACCAGCTCAGCTACGCACAATTGCTGTTATCTAATGATCAAAACTCTGAACAAGGGTTAGAGCTTGCACAAGCGATTGTCCAAGTTCGTTTCGATGATCCACGTTACGATAATGAGCTGCATCTGCAAGCTCTAAACGTATTGGCTAGCAGTGCTTTGGCTAATGAAAACTATGGGCAAGTAATTAGTTACTTACAAACCCCTTATGATGTGCTGCCAACGTTGCGTTCAGGCGTACTCTTGCTGCGCGCTTATCAAGGATTAGGCGAAAGCGATAAGGTCAATGCATTATTAGAGGACTTGCAACAGCGCTTTTCATTCGGACAACATAACGTCAATGATCGCGTACAGCTCTATTAA